GGAGCCTCACAGAAAAAGTTTCCTCAAACCGTTCCACCGTGAAAACACCGCCGAATTCTGTTCAACCTGTCATAAAGTGCATCTCGACGAACCCGTCAATAATTTCCGATGGCTACGCGGTTTTAACGACTACGATCAGTGGCAGAAAAGCGGGGTCTCCCATCAAGGCGCGTTGTCCTTCTACTATCCCGAAAAGGCGAAGAAGTGTGTCGATTGCCACATGCCACTCGTTGATTCCACAGACGCCGGGAACATCAATGGCAAGGTCCACAACCACCGATTCCCTGCCGCGAACACCGCACTACCTTTTGTGAATCAACACCCTGAGCAACTCAAAATCGTAACAGATTTTTTGCAGGATGAAGTGGTAACGTTAGATTTATTCGCAGATGGCACCCCCATCCCACGCGACGGCACTGAAGTCGTTCGAGGTGAGGACACACGGATCGATGTCGTCGTCCGCACACGGGGGGTCGGACACCGTTTTCCAACCGGCACGATTGACGCCTTCGATATCTGGCTGGAGGTGAAAGCCACCGATGAAAACGGCAAAATTGTCTTCTGGAACGGCAGAATCGCTGCACCCGATGGAAACGGTCCCGTCGATCCAGGCGCGCATTTTTACCGCGCCTATATGCTGGATGCCCATGGAAACCTGATTAATAAACGAAATGCCTGGGCAACCCGAACAATCCTCTATTCAAACACAATCCCGCCGGGTGCCGCCGATACTGCGCGCTACCGGCTCGAAATCCCAAAAGATTGCGGCACTCTTCTCACAGTGGAGGCGAAACTTAATTACCGTAAATTCAATTGGTGGCATACACAGTGGGCTTACGCTGGCGTCCGCGATCCAGAAGATACGGATTTTCAAGTAGATAAAGGCTACGACGACGGCAAATGGGTCTGGACAGGCGACACCTCAGATGTCGCAGGAAAAATTAAGGAGATCCCAAATCTACCCATTGTCGTCATGGCATCTACCAAAGCAACCTTAAACGTATCGGTAGGAGGGGAGGAAACCCCCCAGCAAAAACACCCCGATTCCCGACCTATAGACACACAACCAAAATCTGAAAATACGCGTGAACGGTGGAATGATTATGGCATCGGGTTACTCCTACAGGGCGATCTGAAAGCCGCAGAGACCGCATTCCTCAAAGTAACCGAGATAGAGCCGACATACCTTGATGGATGGGTAAACGTCGCAAGAGTTAGAATTCAAGAAGGAGATATGCAAGGCGCAGAAAGGATGCTTGACAAGGCGTTTGAAATCCAGAAAACGTTGCCACCTGAAAACCCACATCGCGCGAAGGTCCACTACTTTTACGCCCTCACTCAGGAAACTTACGGTAATTACGACACAGCGATTGAACATCTCCAGCACGCCGTTTCGCAATTCCCGCGTGATACCCGTGTCCGAAATAAACTGGGACGTATGCACTTCCTGAAACGCAACTACGAAACCGCTCTATCTGAATTCCAGAAAACGCTCACCGTCGATCCAGAAGATCTGGACGCACACTACAATATGATGCGGTGTTACCGCGCCCTCAAGAACCCTTCGCTCGCCGCCCAATCGCAAAAACTCTACCTACGTTTTAAGGCAGACGAATCCGTCGACGCAATCACCGGTATCCCGCGCCGTGCCGATGCAGATGTCAACCGGGAACGTCAACGAATCCACGAACACACCAACAGTTATGAACCGCTACCCAACCCCTGAGCACCAGCATGCCACTGAGCTGAAAAAATTGACTTTATTTTCATTTTTGTGTATAATATTCGCAGGCATTAAGCAATATGAAATAATAAAATATGGTTTTTCCGACGTTCTGATGGGTTCGGACCCCGTAGGGGGTTTTTGCTTGGGTGTTTCCTCTAGGGTTTCCCCGCCCGTTATTGATGTCTAATGTGCCTATTTAATACCGAATATTGCTTAGGGATCACTGGATAAGGTTATTTAGTTCTTCTGTAGGAGCGAGCTCCAGCTCGCGACCACCCACGAAAATCACTGAACAATCACCTCTTTTTTGAGATAACACATGAAGAAGCACGTTACGAATTTCCCATCCCAAATTTCAGTTGGCACGTCGGGTACTTCCTCGGCGGTGTGTATTTTTGATTGTTTAAGTCAGTCAAGTCAAGACTACCTCTCCCCCCCCCACTTATCTAAAATTAAGCGTTTTTGCAATAGATGGTTTCCTCGCGCCGTCCACTGTTGGAGTGGATGGCTTGATGCCCGCTTGCGCGCTGTTCTGCACAGTGCCGCGTGTTGCGGGCATTTTTGGGTGCAGTGGGGTAGTTCCGAATTCATATCCGTTCTAATCGTTACGAAAGGAGCCTATACGATTGAATAGCCGAATGCTTGCTATGTCTTTTTTCTATTTGTTTGTGTTTTCTGCTGTTGCGTCCGCGCAAACAGGGTTTTATAGGTCGCCGGCGGGGAAAATAGGCGTTGGTATAGGGTATCAACGCTACAGTCCCCCGAAGCGCACGGAGGCACCCTTCCGTTTTCATGCCCAAACGCTCTTAGGGAATCTGGATTATGCATTCAACGAAGATCTAAAAATATCGTTCTTGCCAGGAGCCTCTTTTTTTGAAGCGAACACCTAAACACCTTACGAAATAGCCCCCAGTCCGTCCGCCGATCTTCGACTGCTAAACGTCAATGATATGAACATGACGGGATTGAAGTTTTTTTTGGTCGGTGGTTTCCGAACCCAGTATACGAATATTGTCCGGACCGGGGACCTGCCGCTGCATTCCGTGAATATGACCCTCCGCGGCGGGGCAGGTTTGTTACATATTCTTGAAACCGGCTATGCATGGCATCTCAAGCCTTTCTTTGGGATGTTCTATACGCAAGCCTGGAACAACGTCTCAACAACTCAGAAAGTCCACGTGAACACCGCCCAGAACTTTTTCACCGGCGAAACAGGCGTAGAGATTGAATTGTCACCCACAATGAGTGCCATCGGGAGTGTTGAATTCTCTTTTCAAAGTTCGGAATTGCTGTATCGCTTCGGATTAAACTTTCATCAGGCACCTACGCTCAACATACAGAAGAAAGCAACACCACAGCCCCGAAAAACGAATACGTCATCATCACCACTTACCACCCGATTAGCCGGTATTGATTTTGACTCCGAGCCGGGTGTCACACCTCCCGATTACAAGTTCAGAGTAGAACCCCTATACCCAGTCATAGCAAAGAACAGGAAAATAGAGGGTGAGGTCGTTTTAGAAGCAACCATCAATGAACAGGGACTCCCATTAGACATTGTGGTACTCACCACCCTCGGGTTCGGACTTGAAGAAGCCGCAATGCAAGCATTGAGGAAAACAACTTTCTATCCTGCTATCAAGGAGGGAAGGTTGATCCCTAAACGCGTTACCCTACGTTATCGGTTTACCCTCAGAAATACCAATTAATAGGAGATTCGCTATGGTATACAAAACCTCATTTGTTCTGTGTCTACTGGTATTTTATGTGATCGGATGCTCTACGGACAACACGGATGACGCATCGATATTCCCCGTACCCCCAACAATTCCTGAGGAAACACAAGAAGCAACGCCTCCAGTAATTCCCGTCCAGGTGGTGCCGCCACCGGTTCCACAACCCATCGTAGAGGAGCCCGTTATAGAGGAACCGATTGTAGAAGAACCGGAACCAGAGCCTATTGAAGAAGAAAAGAAAGAACCAGAAGATAACCGAGCACCGCTTTTTATTCGGACCACCGTAAATCACGGCGATATAGACGTTGACATAGACACAGACCGCTTTGTTTTTACTTTTGACGAAAACATTGGGGACGCAAGGGTAAAACTCAGGAATGATACCAGAAATTTTGATATGGAGTGGGAAAAATTCATAGTGGGTAAAGAGATAACGCTATTGAAATTTTTGGAAGGGTGGCCCTTACAAGGTGGCCATGTCTATACAATAGAAATCTCATGGTCAGATAAAGCGGGCAACTGGGATCCGGGTGGCATTATCACATTCGTTACGAGGGCAAAAGAATAACTCACCACAGATTTCAATCAAAGGAGAATCCTCGTGAAAACAGAGAAAAAACGCACTTATATACTCACGATTCTAACATTTAGCCTTATAGGATGGATGACGGCATCCGCACAACAGAACCTCGCGCAAGACGCATATCTCATCTTCCAACAGAACTGTCTCAACTGCCACGGTGAACACGGTGCCTACACAGAGAACCTTATCATTGAACATACGGCTCTGATCGACAGTGGTGCCGTGGTGCCAGGCTCCCCCATTAACTCCGAACTCTATACGCGTCTTTTTCACAAAGACCCCGCAAAACGGATGCCCCTCGGACAACCCCAACTCAGCGCGGCTGCTATCACGACAATCGGGAACTGGATTTTAGCAGGTGCACCGAATTGGGAGGTCCAGCACGATGTCTCCTTCATCGCGACGAATACAATGCTCACTACGATGCAGCAACACCTTCAGAAACTCGATCCGTTTGATCGTCCCTTCGCACGCTATTTCACGATGACGCATCTCTATAATGCAGGCGAAACGCTTGAAGCACTCAACGCCTACAAAATCGCACTCTCAAAACTCGTCAATAGCCTCTCCTGGGGGTTCGATATACACAACCCACAACCGATTGATGATGCCGAGACGATCTTTTACATCGATCTACGCGACTATGAATGGGACATCCGAGACACATGGACACAGATCGAAAACGCCTATCCTTACGAGATCGAGTTCGATGCAGACACGCAAGCCCGGCTTCGCAGTAAAGTCGAGAATCTCCGTCAAACGATGAGCTGCGAAGTGCCTTATGTCTACGTCGACTGGTTCTTAGCAACCGCTGTCCTCCCGCCCCTCTATCACAACATCTTGGATCTTCCGGGCACCGATCGAGAATTGGAGCGCGACCTGGAGGTAGATGTTCAGCGAAACCTGCAGAGTGCCCCGGGACGCCGCGTCTGGCGTGCAGGGACGAACAACTCAGGGGTCTCTAACCATAACCGCGTCGTAGAGCGGCACACGTCTCGGTATGGCGCGTATTGGAAGAGCTACGACTTCGCCGGAAGCATAGGAACACAGAACATCTTCACGCACCCGCTATCCTTTGAACAAGATGGCGGTGAAGTGATCTTCAACCTCCCAAACGGTTTACAGGCATATTATATTTCCGACGCTGCCGGCAATCGGATAGACATCGCACCCACGGAAATCGTCTCGAATCCCGCAGCGAATGATCCCGCGGTTCACAACGGACTGTCCTGTATCGGCTGCCACACGGAAGGAATGAAGACGTTTGAAGATGAAGTGCGAGATGCGATTCAACAAACACGCACGCCTCGGTTCGATAAAGCACACGCCTTGCGTCTCTATGTAGAACAAGCCACGATGGATCGCCTCTTGACTGAGGATACCCAACGTTACAAAGATGCATTAGAAAAGACCGGGGGGGTATTCGGGGGTATAGAACCTGTACATCGTTTCTACGAAACATATCAGGGACCCGTAGACGCTGCGTATGCAGCAGCGGCTGTCGGTATGAAACAGGAAGCCTTCCTAACAGAGGTTCGTCAGAAATCGAGTTTACAAGCACTCGGTCTGACACCGCTTGTCAACAATCGCAGTGTGAAACGGGATGTGTGGACATCACAGTTCTCGGCTATCGTTTCGGCACTCCGCTCACCCGATGTGCAAACGCCTGCAGCGATTACTACGGTGCCTCAGGTTCAACCCGTGTTGGGTAACACGGTGCGTATACCGGATACAAATCTCCGGGCAGCGATTGCAGAGACACTCGGTAAAGCCCCGAATGCCGTGATTACACCCGAGGATATGAAAGGGTTGACCCGACTCCGTGCCGATGGCAGAGGTATCCAAGACCTCACAGGACTGGAGTACGCCACAAACCTGGAACGCATAGAACTCCGACGCAACGCTATCTCTGACTTAACCCCCTTGCGAGGATTGATCAGACTGAATAACATCAAATTACGGGATAACGTCATCACCGATGTTTCACCCCTCGCGAATCTGATCAGTGTCGATTGGATGGGACTTGAAGAGAACGTCATCACGGATGTGTCGCCATTGAAGGGATTGGTAAAACTGGAGGGGATCGGTATTTCGGAAAACCTCGTCACGGATGTGTCACCCCTCGCCAGTCTCACCAGTCTGGAACGGATAGATGCCTGGAATGTACCTATCACGGATTTCTCGGCCTTGGCAAAATTACCGAAGCTGGAGTGGATAGAATTCGGGAACGATGCCTCTGTAACGACTATCCCGTCCCTAAAGGGAATCAAAAGACTCCGGCGGCTTGAACTCAATAACTGTAGTATTACCGACCTCACTCCCTTGAAGGAATTCACACAACTGGAGTGGTTAGAACTCGTCAATAACACAATATCCGATCTCGCTCCCTTGCGTTCCCTGAAAAATTTGAGAACCTTGAATCTGGATGCCAATGTTATCTCCGATATCTCTCCCCTCGCAGAACTGACACAGTTAGAACTGTTATACCTGGAAAATAATGTCATATCCGACCTCTCACCCTTACGTTCTCTAAAACGTTTGGAAACTGTGAATCTGGATGCCAATATTATCTCCGATGTCTCTCCCCTCACAGAACTGACACAGTTAGAGGTATTATACCTGGAGAATAACACCATATCGGATGTCTCGCCTCTCGCCGGACTCAAAAATCTGGAACGTCTCGATTTGCGGAACAATGCCATCGTGGACTTTTCGCCCTTAGACGAACTGCAGCTTTCAATACTAAACTTCCGGATGTCGGGAAATCCTGGCTTCACAGGCGGCGGGAAAATAACAGGTCCCTGGCTCTGGATGATCGTCTCAACAGGCAATACCGGCGGTGCAGCCGCTGCGCGTTCCGGTATGGACTTCCTATCGGTCGCCAGTAACGGAAAAGTAACCGAACTGAAAGTCGCGACCAATGGCGCAACCGAAGGAAACCCCGTGGGGGATAGAGTGTGGGAAGTGGGAGATTTATCTGCGACTGGCGGGAATAATCTCAACGAAATGGCAAACGAGACCGGGCTGGGATTCGGGGATATAAACAACCACGTCGCTTACGGCGCACTCATCCTGGAATCACCCGGAGTACAAAAGACGAAGATGCTGGTCGGCAGCGATGATGCCGTGAAAGTTTGGCTCAACGGCACACTGGTTCACGACAAACCGGTAGATCGAGGCGCGAATGATTTTCAGGAACAATTTCCTGTCACACTGAAACAGGGTTATAATACACTGTTAGTCGCTGTTTATGAAAGAGGCGGAGGATGGAGCGGATTTTTTGGTTTCGCTCGGGATGCTAAATATACTGTCATTCCACCTGGGACCACCAAGATCAACACCACTGCCCCGACTGTCCCTGCCTGGGATGTTAACGAAGACGGAAAAACCGATCTCACCGATCAACTCATCGTGATGGCAGACATCGGCAAGAACCCCCCTGCCAACCCGCGCTCGGATGTCAATGGGGACGGAACAGTGGATGCGAAAGATGTCGCACTCGTCGCTTCGCATCTCGGTGAGACAAATCAACCCGCAGCACCCGCACCCGCTACGTTACCATCAGGAATTACCTTCAAAGTGGTTCAAGATGCCCTGGACCTCTTACGCGCTGCCGATGACGGGTCTCTCCTCTTCCGTAGCGGTATTGCAAAACTCGAGCAGCTCCTGGCAGGGTTTGTGCCTGAAGAGACAGCACTCCTTCACAACTATCCGAACCCCTTTAACCCGGAAACTTGGATCCCCTATCAACTCGCGGAACCCGCTACTGTCACAGTGCATATCTACGCCACAAACGGGGTATTAGTGCGGACGCTATCCCTGGGACACCAACCCGCGGGCATCTATCAACACCGCAGTCGCGCTGCCTATTGGAACGGCAGAAACCAGATGGGTGAACCCGTGGCGAGCGGCATCTATTTCTACACGCTCACCGCAGGTGATTTTAATGCCACGCGTAAAATGTTAATACGGAAATAACCCGAATGGCTATTCACTAAATTTTAGGACAATTTCAGCGAAAGTGCTTCAGTCTTTGGTTATTTTTGTAGCGTAAACTTTAGTTTGCGTCCCTCCCCACCGCTTGCGGGGGGGATACAGGGGGGGTATAGATACAGAGGGGTGGCACCAGCTGACAGTCTCTTATGCTACATAACTGGCAACTTCGATTATCACAAGACCATAGGAAGATAAATGTTTAGCAGACCTCAAGGCAAAATCCGCTTACTTCTATTTTGCGGACTTCTTTCTGTTCTGATGAAGTGTATCGTCATTACACAGACAGCCGCCCAGCACGGTATGAAAATCACTGTCCGCACGGAAGACGGCACAGAACTCCCACTCTACAAGGACTCCTATGCCCTCGTTATCGGCAATGGAGCCTACCCCGCCAAAAACGGTTGGACACCCTTGCCGAGAGCCGTCAACGATGTCAAAGACATCGCAGAAGTCCTCAAACGCCACGGCTTCAATGTAACCCTGAAAATGGATATAACAACAACTGAGTTTCATCAAGCCTTCTCCGATTTCATTTATGAATCTGGTAAAGACCCAAACAACCGACTGCTGTTCTACTATACCGGACACGGACACACAACAAAGTCGACGATAGACGAAGATCTCGGCTATCTCGTGATGCTTGACACCCCACCCCCAGAGAATGCAGCTGAGTTTGACCGCCATAGTATAGATCTGGTCAAATTTGTGTCAGACTCAAAAAAAATCCATGCCAAGCACGTCCTGTTTATGTTTGACAGCCGTTTCTCAGGGACAATTCTCAATCTGCAGAACCAGGATAGACCCCGACCTATCACGGATCGGATGAGAAACCCTGTCCGCCAGTTCATCACAGCAGGCCTCGCAAATGAACCCGTGCCAAGCAGGAGTGTGTTTAAGATGGCGTTTCTGAACCTGCTGGAAGGACGCGTGACGGAACCGCTGCCGGACGGTTACCTCACGGGCGTTGAGTTAGCGGATTATCTACACAGGACGGTCCCCGCGTTACCCGACGGACAACACCCGCAGCACGGGAAAATCCACGATCCACAGTTAAACACGGGTGATTTCGTGTTTGTGCTATCCGAAAAGAATCGGCAAGCCGAAAACGCCGTCGAGGTGGATACCGTAGCGACCCTGGAGATAACAACTACCCCCAAAGGCGCGACAGTTTACATTGATCGTGTCTTTGTTGGAAGAACACCCCTCCACGGCTATCCAATTGACACGGGGATTCACCTGGAAAAATCCGTGTATATCGGACTGGAACTCCCCAATTACAAAAGCCGTGTTCAGAAAGTCAACCTACACGGAGGTCAACAATTTACGTGGGACGCACAATTGGAACAGATCGTAGAGCCGCCCGAACAGCTAAAATCAGAGCCCAATCTCCCACAAACTGAAACCTTAGAGGATATTCAGACTGAAGATAGCAGTATCCCAAACGAGGAAACGCTATCGCCTCCTACAAATTTACCAGAGACGATTCTCGGAGCAGACACCGCACCGATGGTCCTGATTCCCGCAGGCGAGTTTCAGATGGGCAGCGGTCCCGGCACTGTCGGGAATGCCAAGACTCGACCCATGCACGCCGTTTATCTGGATGCCTTCTATATCGACAGATATGAGGTTACGCTCGGACAATACAATCAATTTGTGTTGGCTACGAATCATCGTCCCTTACCCGATTGGGCATATCAGTATGCTACGACCGAGGCACACCCCGTTGTCGGTGTCAGTTGGGAGGATGCTACGGCGTATGCAAAATGGGCACGGAAGCGGCTCCCAACAGAAGCAGAATGGGAAAAAGCCGCAAGAGGCGGGTTGGTCCAGAAAAATCATCCCTGGGGAGACACTGCAGTGGATGGCACACAATGTAATTTCGCAGACAAGAATATGTGGATAATTTGGAACACAGAAAGAGATCCTGAAGATAATTGGGCAGACGAACATCTCGATGACGGCTACGCATACACAGCCCCCGTTGGGAGTTATCCACCCAACGGATACGGGCTCTATGATATGGCAGGTAACGTCTGGGAGTGGTGTTTCGATGCCTATGACGAAAATTTCTATGCGAATTCACCCTACGAAAACCCGATTGCTGAAATCCTTATAAGAGATGGGGCCAATAATATCGTCGCTGTCAATAAACTCCGCGTCACACGTGGCACTTCCTGGTACGATGGAGTCCCAAGTATCTGGATCGCCAGCCGCCTTCGACAGTCCCCAGACAGTCAAGTCACCAACGTGGGGTTCCGGTGTGTCCAGTCCGTAACGCCTTGAATTGTTGCCTTATTCACGGGCACGCCAATAGCTAGATGAACCCCGAACTCCTGTAAAACAGACCTACACGCTGACAGGCGAAGCCTTATCAAAATCTTCATTTTCAAAACACCAGCCTTTAGGCTGGTGATGTAGAAAATGCAAAAAGTTGTTGATTTGTTTGTGTGTTTGTGCTATACTATACATATCTACAAGGTTGGGATGTTTACACTTTGGCAACCTTGCCATTGGTCCCAACCAACCTTTGTAAACCGGGTGGTGTAGATTTGTAGGTGACTCAGGCCCTGCAATTGAAAAGGATATAAGCCATTTACGACACAACATAAACCTTGAAATA
This Candidatus Poribacteria bacterium DNA region includes the following protein-coding sequences:
- a CDS encoding SUMF1/EgtB/PvdO family nonheme iron enzyme — translated: MFSRPQGKIRLLLFCGLLSVLMKCIVITQTAAQHGMKITVRTEDGTELPLYKDSYALVIGNGAYPAKNGWTPLPRAVNDVKDIAEVLKRHGFNVTLKMDITTTEFHQAFSDFIYESGKDPNNRLLFYYTGHGHTTKSTIDEDLGYLVMLDTPPPENAAEFDRHSIDLVKFVSDSKKIHAKHVLFMFDSRFSGTILNLQNQDRPRPITDRMRNPVRQFITAGLANEPVPSRSVFKMAFLNLLEGRVTEPLPDGYLTGVELADYLHRTVPALPDGQHPQHGKIHDPQLNTGDFVFVLSEKNRQAENAVEVDTVATLEITTTPKGATVYIDRVFVGRTPLHGYPIDTGIHLEKSVYIGLELPNYKSRVQKVNLHGGQQFTWDAQLEQIVEPPEQLKSEPNLPQTETLEDIQTEDSSIPNEETLSPPTNLPETILGADTAPMVLIPAGEFQMGSGPGTVGNAKTRPMHAVYLDAFYIDRYEVTLGQYNQFVLATNHRPLPDWAYQYATTEAHPVVGVSWEDATAYAKWARKRLPTEAEWEKAARGGLVQKNHPWGDTAVDGTQCNFADKNMWIIWNTERDPEDNWADEHLDDGYAYTAPVGSYPPNGYGLYDMAGNVWEWCFDAYDENFYANSPYENPIAEILIRDGANNIVAVNKLRVTRGTSWYDGVPSIWIASRLRQSPDSQVTNVGFRCVQSVTP
- a CDS encoding energy transducer TonB, producing the protein MNMTGLKFFLVGGFRTQYTNIVRTGDLPLHSVNMTLRGGAGLLHILETGYAWHLKPFFGMFYTQAWNNVSTTQKVHVNTAQNFFTGETGVEIELSPTMSAIGSVEFSFQSSELLYRFGLNFHQAPTLNIQKKATPQPRKTNTSSSPLTTRLAGIDFDSEPGVTPPDYKFRVEPLYPVIAKNRKIEGEVVLEATINEQGLPLDIVVLTTLGFGLEEAAMQALRKTTFYPAIKEGRLIPKRVTLRYRFTLRNTN
- a CDS encoding T9SS type A sorting domain-containing protein, with protein sequence MTASAQQNLAQDAYLIFQQNCLNCHGEHGAYTENLIIEHTALIDSGAVVPGSPINSELYTRLFHKDPAKRMPLGQPQLSAAAITTIGNWILAGAPNWEVQHDVSFIATNTMLTTMQQHLQKLDPFDRPFARYFTMTHLYNAGETLEALNAYKIALSKLVNSLSWGFDIHNPQPIDDAETIFYIDLRDYEWDIRDTWTQIENAYPYEIEFDADTQARLRSKVENLRQTMSCEVPYVYVDWFLATAVLPPLYHNILDLPGTDRELERDLEVDVQRNLQSAPGRRVWRAGTNNSGVSNHNRVVERHTSRYGAYWKSYDFAGSIGTQNIFTHPLSFEQDGGEVIFNLPNGLQAYYISDAAGNRIDIAPTEIVSNPAANDPAVHNGLSCIGCHTEGMKTFEDEVRDAIQQTRTPRFDKAHALRLYVEQATMDRLLTEDTQRYKDALEKTGGVFGGIEPVHRFYETYQGPVDAAYAAAAVGMKQEAFLTEVRQKSSLQALGLTPLVNNRSVKRDVWTSQFSAIVSALRSPDVQTPAAITTVPQVQPVLGNTVRIPDTNLRAAIAETLGKAPNAVITPEDMKGLTRLRADGRGIQDLTGLEYATNLERIELRRNAISDLTPLRGLIRLNNIKLRDNVITDVSPLANLISVDWMGLEENVITDVSPLKGLVKLEGIGISENLVTDVSPLASLTSLERIDAWNVPITDFSALAKLPKLEWIEFGNDASVTTIPSLKGIKRLRRLELNNCSITDLTPLKEFTQLEWLELVNNTISDLAPLRSLKNLRTLNLDANVISDISPLAELTQLELLYLENNVISDLSPLRSLKRLETVNLDANIISDVSPLTELTQLEVLYLENNTISDVSPLAGLKNLERLDLRNNAIVDFSPLDELQLSILNFRMSGNPGFTGGGKITGPWLWMIVSTGNTGGAAAARSGMDFLSVASNGKVTELKVATNGATEGNPVGDRVWEVGDLSATGGNNLNEMANETGLGFGDINNHVAYGALILESPGVQKTKMLVGSDDAVKVWLNGTLVHDKPVDRGANDFQEQFPVTLKQGYNTLLVAVYERGGGWSGFFGFARDAKYTVIPPGTTKINTTAPTVPAWDVNEDGKTDLTDQLIVMADIGKNPPANPRSDVNGDGTVDAKDVALVASHLGETNQPAAPAPATLPSGITFKVVQDALDLLRAADDGSLLFRSGIAKLEQLLAGFVPEETALLHNYPNPFNPETWIPYQLAEPATVTVHIYATNGVLVRTLSLGHQPAGIYQHRSRAAYWNGRNQMGEPVASGIYFYTLTAGDFNATRKMLIRK
- a CDS encoding tetratricopeptide repeat protein, encoding MRKLFLITFLILLINSAYLFSFGEPTLFYIFNVLFHVGLGVVLILPFSIYVYKHFKHISTLGQIGVIGIVIGIISGGYLMIVGATTPYRWLLITHIISVSAGSILLCVHLLRDKEFLTPLFKRISIGVLTVVVLFPIGAKLTQYYLPNETYLVENPALPPTSMYEEGGGTTGHFFPASVETETGALIPTDFFLTSETCATKGCHPDIYQQWNESAHHFSSFNNQWYRKSIIYMQEVNGIQPSKWCGGCHDPAILLNGVMDRPIRENLHTPAAQAGLACTACHSIEKVKDTMGNSGYVIKYPPLHDIAASDNPVIRNLHNYLIRLDPEPHRKSFLKPFHRENTAEFCSTCHKVHLDEPVNNFRWLRGFNDYDQWQKSGVSHQGALSFYYPEKAKKCVDCHMPLVDSTDAGNINGKVHNHRFPAANTALPFVNQHPEQLKIVTDFLQDEVVTLDLFADGTPIPRDGTEVVRGEDTRIDVVVRTRGVGHRFPTGTIDAFDIWLEVKATDENGKIVFWNGRIAAPDGNGPVDPGAHFYRAYMLDAHGNLINKRNAWATRTILYSNTIPPGAADTARYRLEIPKDCGTLLTVEAKLNYRKFNWWHTQWAYAGVRDPEDTDFQVDKGYDDGKWVWTGDTSDVAGKIKEIPNLPIVVMASTKATLNVSVGGEETPQQKHPDSRPIDTQPKSENTRERWNDYGIGLLLQGDLKAAETAFLKVTEIEPTYLDGWVNVARVRIQEGDMQGAERMLDKAFEIQKTLPPENPHRAKVHYFYALTQETYGNYDTAIEHLQHAVSQFPRDTRVRNKLGRMHFLKRNYETALSEFQKTLTVDPEDLDAHYNMMRCYRALKNPSLAAQSQKLYLRFKADESVDAITGIPRRADADVNRERQRIHEHTNSYEPLPNP